The DNA region GGCCAGTAGCATGGGCGTGATGGTCTCGCCCTCGATCACATGGATCGCCCCGTAGAGAATCATCGGCATGAAGGCCTTCCACAACGGATCGAGGCTGAGCATGCCCACCCCCAGAAAGGTCACCACGCCGACCAGCGGGCCCAGGATCGGTACGTAGTTGAGCAGGAAGGCCACCGCACCCCACAGCGCCGCATCGGGCAAGCCGAGTGCCCACATGGCCAGGCCGGTGGCAACGCCGACCGCCGCGTTCATCACCGTGATGGTCACCAGATACGACGACACGTCCGATTCGACCTGCTGGGATATATCGATGACCTGACGCTTGTCCTTGAAGCGGGGCATCACCTCGACCAGCCTGCGCAGGAAGGTGTCGCCGGAATTGAGGAGGAAGAACAGGACCAGAAAGGTGGTCAGGAATTCCGAGGTAAAGGTCTGTACGCCGGACAGGATGGCCGACTGGATGTCGGCCGTTCCGGCGGACGCCGGCTGCGCTGGCTGCGCCGGATGACCCTCGTCGCCGGCGCCGACCATGCCCCTGGCATGCGCGAGCATGCCCTTCAGGCTGTCGAGCGGACCACTGATCACCTTGACCCGTTCCTGCAGGCGGGGCAGGCCTTCCGGCAGTCGCTTCGCCCAGTTCGCGGCGGGACCGCTCAGGGCACTGCCCAGCCCGGCGATGATGCCGAACAGCGCAAGGATCATCAGCAACGAGGCGAGCACGCGCGGCACGCGCAGTCGGGCCAGCAGACGCATGACGGGCTGAAGGAGCAGTTTAAGGATGAAAGCGAGGACGACCGGAAGGATCACCTCGCGTGCCACGAAGGACGCCGCCAGCACGGCGAGCAGGAAGAGGCCGCCGAGAAAGACCGTCTTCGGGTCACTCGGCAGCGGCATCTCCGCGTCTTCGGCGGCGCTGTCCAGCGCTTTGGAAACCTCGGGTTCGACGGTCGGTTTCGTCTCGGGCACGCTGCTGTTCATGGGTTCCCCTGGGGCATCGGTCGTTTTCGACGCGGAGTGGAGCACGCACGATGAGCGCCCCGCGTGAAAACGCACTCAGGGTGCGGCGGTGGCGTAACGCCTGCAGTGCTCCAGATAACCGCCTTCGTGCGCCTGGACCAGTTCCACGACACTGCGCCAGAGCCACGAGGGAGCATCGATGTTGGCCGGGCGGTTACGCGCGAGCTCGCCCAGCCAAGCCTTGCGGCGTTCGCGGGTGAGCTGGCGGGCGTGCGCACGGCCGACGACGTTGCCGAGGTAACGCGCGACGTCCATTGCCTCGCCCTCCTCCATCCGCTCGATGTCGACCTTGAGATCCTGCGGTCTGAGCTCACGCACGAAGACCGAGCGTCCCTGCACCTTGCCACCGAGCATCCGCTGGCCGAGGTTGGGTGCGAGATGCAGGGCACCCTCACGCACCCGCGTCGCGTTATCGCGCGGCATGATCGCTTCCGCGCTGCGCGGCGCGGCGGCGCGCAGCGCTTCCTTGACGTCGACCAGGCAGAGTTCGCCCTTGCCTTCGCCGACGCGCACCAGCAACGCGTAACGCAAGCGTCCGAGCGAGCTGCATCCCTTGACCCAGTACTTCGCATCGACCAGTTCGATCGCCGCGTCATCGGCGCGATGCACGATCTGCGTAACCAGCGAACGCATGCCTTCCGTGTGCACGAGCGCGCGCAGTTCTTCCAGTTCCTCCTCCGTCACCGGCCAGAAACGACGTCCTTCGGGGATGCGAGGATGCGCCCCGTCGATGCGCTCGCGCGCAAGATCTTTCCACCGCCGCCTGAGCGCCGTCTTCATCACCAGCTTGATCGACGGCGGCCGGTCGACGAGACGGTACTCCTTGCGGCCGCTGCCCATCGCCCGCTCGTAGCCATCGATCAGCTGTTCCACCATGCGCGCCGTCACCACGCCTGGCAGATCCGAGCCGCGCGCCGCGGTGGCTAGCGATACCGCGAGCCGCACGATGTCGTGGGCGGGGTTGCCGATGACCGACTGGTCGAGATCGCGGATCTGGATATCGATGCCGCCTTGCATATCGGCCACCGGTCCGATGTTGCTGACATGGCAGTCGCCGCAGATCCACAGGTCGGGGCCGCTGGGCAATGTACGTCCGGCTCTCTCCAGCCACTCATAGAACTGCACGGTGTTACCGCGCACGAAGGCGTGCGCCGAGCGCGCCATCTTCAGATTGCGCAGTGATGCGAGACGGGGAGCGCGCTCCTCCGGTGTCTTTGGAACGATCTTCGCCATGCTCGCCTCGTAAGTTCTTGCGCATCGTTTCGATGCGCAACCAACCACGAAGCTTGAACAGCGTCCGGTGAAAACGCCGTTGCAGAAGCGCGCACGTGCGCAAGCTCTTGGAGCGACCGCGCCCTAGTGAAGACCGGGCGCGGCGCTCGCACCCGAAGGCAACGCAGCGACCGCGGGCAAGCGCATCGAAATCGTCGCCGCCGCCACGAGCAACACGACCGCGGATGCCACGAAGACGCCGGTCGCACCCGACGCATCGAAAATCACGCCACCTACCGCGGCACCCAGTGTGATCGCGAGCTGCACGGCAGCGACGATCAGGCCACCGCCGCTCTCGGCCTCATCGGGCACGGTCCGCGTGATCCACGTCGTCCAGGCGACCGGCACGCAGCCGAACGCCATGCCCCACAGCGAGACGAGCACGGCATCGGCGACGGGCGCACGACCGAGCGTGACCAGCACCAGCGCCATCGCACCCATCGCGAGCGGCATCAACAGGAGCATGAGCCGCAGATTGCGCTCCAGAAGGAAGCCGGCCAGCGAGGTGCCGACGAAATTGGCGATACCGAAACCCAGCAACATCGCGGACAGACCGTTGACGCCCACGCCGGTGACCGTTTCGAGGAACGGGCGCAGATAGGTGAAGAACGCGAAGTGCCCGGTGAAGACCAGAATCACCGCGACCATGCCCGTGCGCATCGCGGGACGTTTCATCACCTTGAGCAGCGTACCCATGCGTGCGGCGCCGTTCGACGGCATGCGCGGCAGCGTGAACCACTGCCACACCAGGGCGAACACGCCGATCGCGGTGGCGATCAGAAACACGTTGCGCCAGCCGATCAGATGGCCGAAGTAGCTCCCGAGTGGCGCCGCGGCCACGGTGGCCACGGATACGCCGCTAAAGATGATCGACAACGCACGCGGCACCATCGCTTCGGGCACGAGCCGCATGGCGGTCGCCGCCGACATCGTCCAGAAACCGCCGATGGCGACACCCAGCAGGACGCGACCGAGCAGCATCACGGTCAGGTTGGGCGCATAGGCGACCAGCAGGTTGGAGCCGATCAGCAGGACCGAGAAGGCGAGCAGGACGTGCCGGCGATCGGTGTTGCGGGTAACCACAGAAATCACCAGGCTGGTGAACAGCGCCACCACGGCGGTCGCCGTGACCGTCTGCCCGGCCATGCCTTCGGTCACGCCGAGCGTGAGCGCCATGGGGGTGAGCAGGCTGGCCGGGAGGAACTCGGCGGTGATCAGTCCGAAGACGCCAAGCGTCATGGCGAAGACCGCGCCCCAGGCGGGAGCCGTCGTTTCCGTCACCGCGTCGGCGGTGTCTGCGCAGGTATCCATGTGGTCGGTATCTTGGTCGGAGAAAACATGAGGTTACCCGGCCAGGTCCGGACGGTATATGATGCATCATCCTCAAAATTTGATCTTTCGTCCGGATCATGACCGCTACGCTCTCTATCCACGACACCGATGCCGCCAGTGAACTCCTGCTGGGCATGCGTCTGGTCGGCGTCAGATACCGTCGGATCGAAGTGGCCCGGCCGTTCGGCATCGCCGTGGACGCCGCACCCGGCAAGGCGCAGTTCTACTTCATCGGCCGTGGCCCCGTGTTGCTGCGCACCGAGGACGGCACGATCTATCCGCTGAAGACGGGCGATGCGCTGCTCATGTCGCAGGGGCGTGCTCATGCGTTGCTCTCGTCCGAAGAGGCGACCACCCGGCATATCGCCACCTTCGACGAAACACCCCTCTGCGACACGGTGAAGGACATCCATCCTGACTGCGTGTTCGCGACACGGGCGGACGGCGCGCTGATCTTCAGCGGCTGCATGGACTTCGAGCTCGGCGGGATGCAACCCATGGTGCACGCCATGCCCGAAGTGATGCAGGTCGGCACCCTGCTCGACCGGTATCCGGAATTGCCGCCGATCCTCGCCGCGATGGAACGCGAGTCCGCCGCGAAGCGGAGCGGCTTCGCCGGCATTCTCGCGCGCCTTGCCGATGTCGTCGCGGCGATCATCGTGCGCGGCTGGGTCGAATGCGGCTGCGGCGATGCGGCGGGCTGGCTGCAGGCGCTGCGCGATCCCCGCCTGGGCAAGGCCATCGTCGCCCTGCACCGCGATCCAGGGCGCGCATGGACCGTCGCCGATCTCGCGGCGGAAATGGGAAGTTCGCGCTCGGTGTTCGCGGAGCGTTTCCTCGCGGTGACCGGCATGACCCCGGTTCATTACCTCACCGAGCTGCGGATGCGTCTGGCCGCGCAGTGGATCTCCCATGATCGTCAGCCGATCGAATCCGTGGCCTTCCGTCTAGGTTATGGATCGCTGGCCGCGTTCAGCCGGGCGTTCAAACGCGTGGTCGGTTCCGCGCCCGGGGCACTGCGCGCGGGTCGTGCCTGATCCTTCGCGGCCGTTTCATGGCCTGACCGCGATGCTGGGCCATGGGATACCTCGGCTGGATCATTTTCTTTGGCGTGCTACTGGTCGCCACCTCGGCGAGTGCCGGCTTCATAAGACGCAGCCCGATCACCGCGTTCGCCCTCTATCTCGTGGCTGGGGCGGTAGTCGGCCCCGCTTTGCTGGGACTGGCGGCCGTCGCGTTCGATGGGGACAGCACGGCGTGGCTGCGACCCGCCACCGAGATGGGCATGATCGTCTCGCTGTTCATCACCGGTCTGAAGCTGCGTCTGCCGTTCAACGATCCCGGCTGGCGCATGGCGATACGCCTCGCCCTGCCCGGCATGGCGCTGACCGTCGGTGGGCTTTGCCTCGTTGGTCATTTCGCCTTCGGGTGGCCGTGGCCGCTCGCGCTGGCACTCGCGGCCATTCTGTCGCCGACCGACCCGGTGTTGGCCAGTCTGGTCTCCGTCGACGACGCACGTGACGACGATGCGCTGCGTGTCGGGCTCTCCGGCGAAGCCGGCCTCAACGACGGTACCGCGCTACCCTTCCTCGTCCTCGCACTCGCATGGATGACCGGCGAAATGTCCGGCGATGCCGGCTTCTGGCCGCACTGGTTCAGCGTCGAGCTTGGCTGGGACTGCGTGGGAGGCATCGGCATCGGTTTTCTCATCGGCTGGGGTCTCGGCCACATCGGCACGCGTCTCCGGCACTTCGCACCGGGCGTGGCACCGAGCGATTTTCTCGCGCTCGGCATCATGGCGCTGGCGTATGCGGGTGCCGAAGCACTGCATAGTTCGGGCTTTCTCGCGGCGTTCGCGGCGGGCGTCGGGCTACGCCGGGTAGAGATGGGCGTCACCCACGGCCATCCACCGGTCGGCAAGGAAGACGATGCGGACGAAGCACGGCACGAACACAGCCGCGCGCGGGCGCCCGCCGAGTTGCTCGTCAATCCCAATGAGCGGGCCACGTCCGAAGCGAACCATCCCGCGCAAACCGTCGGCTGGGTCGTGTCCGATGCGCTATCGTTCGGAGAAACCATGGAACGCCTGATCGGTGCCGCCATGGTGTTCCTGGTCGGCGTGGCGGTGCTACCCCGCTTTACCGTCGATGGCGTGTTGCTTGCCGTCGCGCTGTTCTTCGTCGTCCGCCCCGCCGCGGTGTGGCTGGTGACGATACGCTCCGGCGCACCCTGGCAGCGCCGCCTGCTGTTCGGCTGGTTCGGGATTCGCGGCCTGGGCAGCCTCAACTATCTGGCTTACGCGCTCGTGCATGGCCTCGGGGGTGCGCAGGCGCAGACCGCCGCCGCCGCGGTGCTCACGGTGGTGGCGCTCAGCATCGTCGCGCACGGCGCCAGCACCACGCCGTTGATGAACTGGCGCGGGCGCGCGCTCGCGGCACAGGAAGCTGCGGGTCCGGACGTCAAAGACTGACCTTGCCGCCGTAACCGACGAGTTCGAGATAACCACGTCCCCCTTCGGTGCGCACGGCGCCTTCCCAGTACACCGGGCCTCCCGTGCGACGGGTATCGAGTTCCTGATCGTCGAACAGCGGTCGCAGGGTGAAACGACGTTTGCCGGTCGGGGTGGTGACGATGACATCGGTTTCCACCGGATAATCCGCACCGGTGCGCGGCGAGTGCCAGCGGCGTCGCGGTTCGAAGGCGACATCGACCGCGCCGAGTACCGTAAGCGTTCCATCCGCGCCGCGCACGCTGCCGCCCGCCCAGACGGCATGGCCCGCTTCATCGCGCACGCGGAAGACGGTGACCGCGCTGCCGTCATCCATGTTGAGACCGGCCCAGTCCCAGCCGACCGAACGTGGATCGAGCAGGCTCGACGACCATTCGCGATCGAGCCAGGCCTCACCCTGCACGGCTTCGTTCTTCGTTCCCCGCGACAAGCGTCCGCCGACCTTGAGATGCGGGAGACTGAAGTACGCGCTCGCTTCGCCTGTGCCAGGGCCTTTGCGGCTGTAGCCACGGTCGCCCTGCAGCAAAGCGGGCTGGCCTGGCGTCAGTGTCAGGTCGAGCGTGAAATCCTCGCCGCTCACCTTCGTCGCGAAGCTGCCGCCCGGGTCGCGACGCAGCCGCCAGTCACCGAGCGTCACGTCGGTATCCGCGGTCGACGCTTCGGCGAGACCGAAGCCTTCACGTGCGAGACGCTGCGACTCGACGATGTGTCCCGTCGCGGGATCGGACAGCGCTACGTGTCCGACGATCGCCTGACGCGGCGCGAAGCGACTGGGATTCGCGTCGTCGAACGGAAGCCGCGAGCGAAAGAAGGTGATCTGAAAGCCGACGGGACCGTCCTTCGTTCGCAGCCAGCCGGTGACGTACCACCATTCCGTCCTGAAACCCGGGTGGGCGCCGTGGTCCCGCGGGAGCGCCACCGGCGCGTCCGGCGACACGGGCGTATACGTGACCCGATCGCTCGCCGCGACGTCGACCGCGCCGGTGAGGGTCGTGAGCAACATGGCTGCCAGTCCGAGTACGCGCGCGCGCATCACCAGTCCTCCCGCACGGCACGCACCGCGTCCGTCGAAAGCACGCCCCGCCCCACGACAACCGCCGTACCGGCCGTCGCGACCGCAAGACTTCCGATCACACCGATGAGCAAAGGCCAGGGCAGCAAGGTGTCCATCGTCCAGTGGAACGACTGCGGATTAACCACATGAATGAGCACCTGGCTCATGGCCAGACCCAGCGCTACGCCCGCCACGCCGCCCACCAACCCCAGGAGCGTCCCCTCGATCATCAGCATGCGGGCCAGATCGCCGCGCAGCGCTCCGACATGTCGAAGCATGCCGAACTCTCGGATGCGCGACAGTACCTGCGCGCCGATGGTCGCGGCAACGCCGGCCAGGCCGACGCACACGGCGATGCCTTCGAGCAGATACGTGATGAGGAAGCTGCGGTCGAACGCTTGCAGGGCCTTCGCGCGTATGTCGCGCGGGCTGCTGATCGTGGCCGTGCCGCCGCTCGCGCGGACCACGGCGCGCAAGCCCGTCGCCACCTCGTCGACGCTCGTGCCCGGGGACACCATGACGGACACGCCGCTGCGTGTACGGTCGCCTGTCAGTCGCGTGTATGCCGCCTCGTCGATCACGATCGCGCCCTGCTGCCGTGCATAGTCGCGCCAGATGCCGACAACCGTCGCGCGGGGCGATCCCGGCAGGGGCAAGGTGATCGTGTCACCCGGCTGCCAGCGATAAATGCGCGATGCCGGCTCGGAGATCCACACCGGTAACGCTTTCGGGCCCGCCGCGACCTGCGGACCGATGAGGGACAGTCGCCCACCGGGGCCATTCAGCGTCCTGGCCACCAGCGTGACGGCGGGACGCCGCTCGTCGAACTGCAACGGGGTTTCCTTCAGCGTGCCGAGCCAGGCGACGCCGGGTACCGCGCGCAAGCGCGCCTGCATCGTGGCATCGAAGCCGCCGCCGGCGCCACCGTCCGCCAGCAGATACACATCGGCCTGCAGGACGTCGCCCAGCCAGTGTTCGACCGATCCGCGGAAACTGGTGACCATCACCGCCATCGCCACGGTCAAGGCCGTGGAGGCGAGAACACCGGCCAGCGCGACGGACGCCTGCGAGGGAGCGCCCCAGAGCCTGGCGGTGGCGAGACGGAACGCCACCGACCGCGAGGGAACACGGCGCAATGGCGAGACCAGCGCACGGGCCAGCCACGGCATCAGCATGACGCCACCCGCCAGAAGCAACGCCATCGCTACATATCCGAACAGCGCGATGCCGCCCACGGCGGGAAGAAGTGACGCCACCAGCGCGCCGGCCAGCAACACGATGGCGGGCAGTACCCGTGCGCGCACGCGGGGATCCACCGCGTCACCCGCGTTCTTGATCGCGATACCCGGCGAAATGCGCGAGGCGGCGAGCGCCGGCACCATGCTGCCGAGCACCGCCGCGGCGATGCCGAGCAAACCGAAAACGAGCGCGGGCCAGGGCGCGAACACCAGCTGCGGGGCCTGGCCATGGAAGTAGCCGCCGCCCAGATCGCCACCGAGCACCCTGAGCGCGAGCTGGGCCAGACCGAGGCCCAGACCGATGCCCGATGCGGCACCGATGACACCCAGCGCGAGCGCTTCCGCCAGGACCTGCCCGAGTAACGTCTTCCGCGCCATCCCCAGGACGCGCAGTAAGGCGAGCTGCGGGCGGCGGCGGGCGACCGACAAGGACTGCGCCGAGTAGACGAGAAAGCCACCCGTGAGCAACGCGATCAGCGCCAGCATGTCGAGATTCACGCGATATGCGGCGGAGAGACCATCGTTGCGGACGACGTCGCTCGCCGCGTCGGCGAGGATGGCGTCCGCAGGCAGGACCGCGCGTACCGCCTGCTTCGCCTTCGTCACATCGGCACCGGCGGCGAGATGGACGTCCAGACGCTGGAGGCGCCCCAGCGTGCCGAATCGCCACTGCGCCGCGCCGATATCCATGACCGCATGTGCGCCGTCGTTTGCACCGCCGGGAAGACTCCCCGCGATCCGCACCGATACCGTGTGACCGTTGGCGACGAGTGTCACCGTGTCGCCCACCTTGTATCCGGCGGACACCATCGCGTCCGATGAGAGGTAGATCGACTCACCGGTCAGCAGCCGGCCGAAGCCACCCGAGTCGACCGCACCGGCCGACTGGCCGGGCGGCGCGGGTCGCAGAAGGTCGATGCCTTCGAGGGTGACAGGGGTCTTTCCGCCGACGATCCCGGGCAACGACACGACCGGCGACACCGACACGTGCGACAG from Luteibacter mycovicinus includes:
- a CDS encoding AI-2E family transporter, translating into MNSSVPETKPTVEPEVSKALDSAAEDAEMPLPSDPKTVFLGGLFLLAVLAASFVAREVILPVVLAFILKLLLQPVMRLLARLRVPRVLASLLMILALFGIIAGLGSALSGPAANWAKRLPEGLPRLQERVKVISGPLDSLKGMLAHARGMVGAGDEGHPAQPAQPASAGTADIQSAILSGVQTFTSEFLTTFLVLFFLLNSGDTFLRRLVEVMPRFKDKRQVIDISQQVESDVSSYLVTITVMNAAVGVATGLAMWALGLPDAALWGAVAFLLNYVPILGPLVGVVTFLGVGMLSLDPLWKAFMPMILYGAIHVIEGETITPMLLARRFTLNPVLVIISLLFWDWMWGVPGAILAVPMLAITKIVCDRIRPLAAFGHFLEGEKHGISP
- a CDS encoding DUF2252 family protein, giving the protein MAKIVPKTPEERAPRLASLRNLKMARSAHAFVRGNTVQFYEWLERAGRTLPSGPDLWICGDCHVSNIGPVADMQGGIDIQIRDLDQSVIGNPAHDIVRLAVSLATAARGSDLPGVVTARMVEQLIDGYERAMGSGRKEYRLVDRPPSIKLVMKTALRRRWKDLARERIDGAHPRIPEGRRFWPVTEEELEELRALVHTEGMRSLVTQIVHRADDAAIELVDAKYWVKGCSSLGRLRYALLVRVGEGKGELCLVDVKEALRAAAPRSAEAIMPRDNATRVREGALHLAPNLGQRMLGGKVQGRSVFVRELRPQDLKVDIERMEEGEAMDVARYLGNVVGRAHARQLTRERRKAWLGELARNRPANIDAPSWLWRSVVELVQAHEGGYLEHCRRYATAAP
- a CDS encoding MFS transporter is translated as MDTCADTADAVTETTAPAWGAVFAMTLGVFGLITAEFLPASLLTPMALTLGVTEGMAGQTVTATAVVALFTSLVISVVTRNTDRRHVLLAFSVLLIGSNLLVAYAPNLTVMLLGRVLLGVAIGGFWTMSAATAMRLVPEAMVPRALSIIFSGVSVATVAAAPLGSYFGHLIGWRNVFLIATAIGVFALVWQWFTLPRMPSNGAARMGTLLKVMKRPAMRTGMVAVILVFTGHFAFFTYLRPFLETVTGVGVNGLSAMLLGFGIANFVGTSLAGFLLERNLRLMLLLMPLAMGAMALVLVTLGRAPVADAVLVSLWGMAFGCVPVAWTTWITRTVPDEAESGGGLIVAAVQLAITLGAAVGGVIFDASGATGVFVASAVVLLVAAATISMRLPAVAALPSGASAAPGLH
- a CDS encoding AraC family transcriptional regulator — its product is MTATLSIHDTDAASELLLGMRLVGVRYRRIEVARPFGIAVDAAPGKAQFYFIGRGPVLLRTEDGTIYPLKTGDALLMSQGRAHALLSSEEATTRHIATFDETPLCDTVKDIHPDCVFATRADGALIFSGCMDFELGGMQPMVHAMPEVMQVGTLLDRYPELPPILAAMERESAAKRSGFAGILARLADVVAAIIVRGWVECGCGDAAGWLQALRDPRLGKAIVALHRDPGRAWTVADLAAEMGSSRSVFAERFLAVTGMTPVHYLTELRMRLAAQWISHDRQPIESVAFRLGYGSLAAFSRAFKRVVGSAPGALRAGRA
- a CDS encoding cation:proton antiporter gives rise to the protein MGYLGWIIFFGVLLVATSASAGFIRRSPITAFALYLVAGAVVGPALLGLAAVAFDGDSTAWLRPATEMGMIVSLFITGLKLRLPFNDPGWRMAIRLALPGMALTVGGLCLVGHFAFGWPWPLALALAAILSPTDPVLASLVSVDDARDDDALRVGLSGEAGLNDGTALPFLVLALAWMTGEMSGDAGFWPHWFSVELGWDCVGGIGIGFLIGWGLGHIGTRLRHFAPGVAPSDFLALGIMALAYAGAEALHSSGFLAAFAAGVGLRRVEMGVTHGHPPVGKEDDADEARHEHSRARAPAELLVNPNERATSEANHPAQTVGWVVSDALSFGETMERLIGAAMVFLVGVAVLPRFTVDGVLLAVALFFVVRPAAVWLVTIRSGAPWQRRLLFGWFGIRGLGSLNYLAYALVHGLGGAQAQTAAAAVLTVVALSIVAHGASTTPLMNWRGRALAAQEAAGPDVKD
- a CDS encoding lipocalin-like domain-containing protein, which translates into the protein MRARVLGLAAMLLTTLTGAVDVAASDRVTYTPVSPDAPVALPRDHGAHPGFRTEWWYVTGWLRTKDGPVGFQITFFRSRLPFDDANPSRFAPRQAIVGHVALSDPATGHIVESQRLAREGFGLAEASTADTDVTLGDWRLRRDPGGSFATKVSGEDFTLDLTLTPGQPALLQGDRGYSRKGPGTGEASAYFSLPHLKVGGRLSRGTKNEAVQGEAWLDREWSSSLLDPRSVGWDWAGLNMDDGSAVTVFRVRDEAGHAVWAGGSVRGADGTLTVLGAVDVAFEPRRRWHSPRTGADYPVETDVIVTTPTGKRRFTLRPLFDDQELDTRRTGGPVYWEGAVRTEGGRGYLELVGYGGKVSL
- a CDS encoding FtsX-like permease family protein, whose translation is MAERMLLPVVGRWLLSSEWRAYPGRAFSAVLAIALGVALGFAVHLINASALGEFDKAVHAVSGAADFSVRSSSPFGFDEMLYPRVAKLSHVSVSPVVSLPGIVGGKTPVTLEGIDLLRPAPPGQSAGAVDSGGFGRLLTGESIYLSSDAMVSAGYKVGDTVTLVANGHTVSVRIAGSLPGGANDGAHAVMDIGAAQWRFGTLGRLQRLDVHLAAGADVTKAKQAVRAVLPADAILADAASDVVRNDGLSAAYRVNLDMLALIALLTGGFLVYSAQSLSVARRRPQLALLRVLGMARKTLLGQVLAEALALGVIGAASGIGLGLGLAQLALRVLGGDLGGGYFHGQAPQLVFAPWPALVFGLLGIAAAVLGSMVPALAASRISPGIAIKNAGDAVDPRVRARVLPAIVLLAGALVASLLPAVGGIALFGYVAMALLLAGGVMLMPWLARALVSPLRRVPSRSVAFRLATARLWGAPSQASVALAGVLASTALTVAMAVMVTSFRGSVEHWLGDVLQADVYLLADGGAGGGFDATMQARLRAVPGVAWLGTLKETPLQFDERRPAVTLVARTLNGPGGRLSLIGPQVAAGPKALPVWISEPASRIYRWQPGDTITLPLPGSPRATVVGIWRDYARQQGAIVIDEAAYTRLTGDRTRSGVSVMVSPGTSVDEVATGLRAVVRASGGTATISSPRDIRAKALQAFDRSFLITYLLEGIAVCVGLAGVAATIGAQVLSRIREFGMLRHVGALRGDLARMLMIEGTLLGLVGGVAGVALGLAMSQVLIHVVNPQSFHWTMDTLLPWPLLIGVIGSLAVATAGTAVVVGRGVLSTDAVRAVREDW